A genomic stretch from Plasmodium reichenowi strain SY57 chromosome 2, whole genome shotgun sequence includes:
- a CDS encoding vacuolar protein sorting-associated protein 45, putative, with amino-acid sequence MENNPYVFKSLVNIYEEYLNLIIHRVKGYKVLVLDDETKSIISLIFSHSYILEKEIFLTLNFNDKNIFEDIYNNNDKKEDFDFMNYKIKNLKHLKVIFLLRPTYTNILRLMSELKKPLFSEYYIFFTNIVNDIYIEKLAKADEFDVIKNIIEYYIDTYVLHDYLFHLNIDYTSFLYKNDHKFIDKEKKKKELHYFKKYNNNNMNSNNNYSSDGRYEKLTIEEFNKLEGDNNMIYDNNMIYDNNMIYDNNMIYDNNNNNNNINYSNFNLSIEHINNDNKNNSNIRLYGNQIVQRIIDGLFSFLCCIRQVPDVIYNKHSKICKHIIDMLKEKMLRHQSVFNNILDIYEKYNDEMERKKKKKILETNNEPNYQFNHLINQNIHEITEGDACYFLILDRNEDPITPLLTQWTYQSMLHELIGIENNKINLNSNNKEEEQIVMSCNYDDFYNEHLFDNFGDLGQAVKNYVDMYQVETSKKTNLESIDDIQKFIDIYPNYKKLSGNVTKHVNILHKFSDIVQKRQLFYISELEQSIACYHTKNDHFKQVIETIKNYTYTNYDVLRLSLLYSLKYGDEQHINIIKNELAKRNIQKDQICLIDALLLYSSQQTKYNQLFKEQTFLNLAKTTITRTIKGTSNVFTLHKSYLYYLLEDIIKYKINTQLYTTTNLLHTEPTLNKKINSIVVFFIGGATYEEYRDVQYLSKKYNISIVLGSTHLHNSQSFLADVLQLIKK; translated from the coding sequence atggagAATAATCCTTACGTGTTTAAAAGCTTAGTTAACATTTATGAggaatatttaaatttaattattcaTCGTGTGAAGGGATATAAAGTATTAGTGCTTGATGATGAAACGAAGAGTATTATATCCTTGATTTTTTCACATTCGTATATATTGGAGAAAGAGATATTTTTAActttaaattttaatgataaaaacatatttgaagatatatataataataatgataaaaaagaagattttgattttatgaattataagataaagaatttaaaacatttgaaagttatctttttattaagACCTACATATACGAATATATTAAGATTAATGAGTGAACTTAAGAAGCCGTTATTTTcagaatattatatattttttacaaacatcgtaaatgatatatatatagagaAGCTAGCTAAGGCTGATGAGTTTgatgtaataaaaaatataatagaatattatattgatacatatgtattgcatgattatttatttcatctAAATATAGACTACActtcctttttatataagaatgatcataaatttatagataaagaaaagaaaaaaaaagagttacattattttaagaaatataataataataatatgaatagtaataataattattctaGTGATGGTCGCTATGAAAAGCTAACCATTGAAGAGTTTAACAAATTGGAAGgagataataatatgatatatgataataatatgatatatgataataatatgatatatgataataatatgatatatgataataataataataataataatattaattatagtaattttaatttatctattgaacatattaataacGATAATAAGAACAATTCAAATATAAGGCTTTATGGGAATCAAATAGTTCAACGAATTATCGATGGATTGTTTTCTTTCCTTTGTTGTATAAGACAAGTTCCGGATGTTATTTATAACAAGCATTCtaaaatatgtaaacatattatagatatgttaaaagaaaaaatgttaaGACATCAATCtgtatttaataatatattagatatatatgaaaaatataatgatgaaatggagagaaaaaaaaagaagaagataTTAGAAACAAATAATGAACCTAATTATCAATTtaatcatttaataaatcaaaatatacatGAGATAACAGAAGGTGATGcttgttattttttaattttagATAGAAATGAAGACCCTATAACACCCTTACTTACACAATGGACATATCAATCAATGTTACATGAACTAATAGgaatagaaaataataaaataaatttaaatagtaataataaagaagaagaaCAAATTGTTATGTCTTGTAATTATGatgatttttataatgAACATTTATTTGATAATTTTGGAGATTTAGGTCAGGCTgttaaaaattatgtagATATGTATCAAGTGGAAACTTCAAAAAAAACCAATTTAGAATCTATTGATgatatacaaaaatttatagatatatatccaaattataaaaaattatcagGAAATGTAACAAAACatgttaatattttacaCAAATTTTCCGATATTGTACAAAAAAGACAACTATTCTATATTTCCGAGTTAGAACAATCAATAGCTTGTTATCATACAAAAAATGATCATTTTAAACAAGTTATTGAAactattaaaaattatacttATACTAATTATGATGTCTTACgattatctttattatattctttaaaatatgGAGATGAACAACatatcaatattataaaaaatgaactagctaaaagaaatatacaaaaagaTCAAATTTGCCTAATAGATgctttattattatattctagtcaacaaacaaaatataatcaaTTATTCAAAGAACAAACCTTTCTAAACCTCGCCAAAACAACTATTACAAGAACTATCAAAGGAACATCAAATGTATTTACTTTACATAAATcttatctttattatttattagaagatattataaaatataaaattaatactCAATTATATACAACCACAAACTTGTTACACACAGAACCTACtttgaataaaaaaattaattcCATTGtcgttttttttatagGAGGTGCTACATATGAAGAATATAGAGATGTACAATATTTgagtaaaaaatataacatatcCATTGTGTTGGGTTCAACGCACTTGCATAATTCGCAGTCATTTCTTGCAGACGTTTTGCAGCTTATcaagaaataa
- a CDS encoding hypothetical protein (conserved Plasmodium protein, unknown function), with protein sequence MENSIPYNLYIKKRNIYSLEENHNLNLNSLKSNDTYQVKLRHKYVHGYQSEKNNILKFLQNKFIYPIKNLIVIYDLINRDQFIFSHHTNQVFLIRCREKNRTVVSAEEEKRKIKIFVWNKLTLEILSEIKIKKENFIDIDYLNDKNIILLCKYNDKLILCIISLIYKNKEIRLNKKCVSVIKCLNDFYIHVKTEKTKGKDHDDEYFGKCKTGLPIEKNDLSKEKGSIYCIKNIKNINKRYVKQNRIYSTLNEIMKKKKKKKKKKKRRRKKKEKEKEKEKEKEKFVTNISLCNYNFSYCKENQERFILIDTLKKKKLFKKSILKKIKNQKDLMNIIHIKSKKYHHINFSSYYIKFLKPLFNKNKYYNKSLYKNMKIVVDINENVCIYNDHYIFVYIIKDYNIYERLKYKNFKCPLFSSDHMFYLRKENFYFFYTFYFELFINSYLYNRYVCLKKYNDKCKIKKNEENYEQVDEDEEKKYVHYKIGGNYFINDEADHMKKTKILIGSNEYNKNCLNIFNSTFVYKNYMDVECTNLFLHNNNKYDNKYDNKYDNKYDNKYDNKYDNKYDHKYDNKYDHKYDNNCNNKYDYYYSSEHYYPFPPFFNIQINVVEIFNFVCTENSDNINVIFKIKDEYGKKRRANKNRIGTEQQKKRDSNKIIKSRNNRNHKINTPNQLSNNMIIKKKKKKKNRIMKKYLVIGTKNGMIIINDFLKPHKIIHLEKICNEPIVSIFIFQNDMLILNRSGILFFMDIHNFVIYRDIDIFSSLEHKTKNLSYENCNNNIKKNCTYNSEETTQFINGKKICDGKKIYDGKKIYDGKKIYDGKKTCDGKKTCDGKKTCDGKKTCDGKKTCDGKKTCDGKKTCDGKKTCDGKKICDGKKTCDDDETFDDDETFDGKKTCDDDKTFEDSNNLPYHHSNNLSCDTFEGKRIVNPMCDKNYNYGYKESYRTLKKRYINSFCQLNMYTILIGTSYNEIIIYNLLCDELCYIYEKNNKKISSYNIHNNNIIYSIENCLYKMNLKNYDTIKLLCLPRIYISSFVFYSDNLLICGSFKGNLYFIDICNNNNIKIINRIRKEDFVGKKRMRIHKEKEVLFVFNKKIINNKYIINKTKSDNSVKIYNEEDMKKNNKIISIHLNKHKNILICSFTYCIYIYKLNISGNEKIDLRCISYLSIKNIIHIHVIKNMDNLFYITTRDDENIYSYNYYLCSMNPSKIKTNKMKPLYFNILFQNTWFYEFFYYNHKDDNNFLFLENNCHDERKNKSLILLDDSIFMIYTYCINKNRQPFEDTYYKKNNLMNVINTSHDIKRNESIGGKQKIYKNNKNNENNENNENNENNENNESTVNTSCDDYLDSTNQVKNTFPFNNNKKKKKKKKKNIIHGKRNEQMDNSFNKFLSLIHISNNCKAHASNKSKKNDKIKIVKHIPQVVKSFKRRTNMCKMNNIKKDISFLSIIKNKEEKKKIIYNFHRNGESYNVVSKGVSIPIPIPVMLKNKSLNVRYEKEHLRKKNEEKEDCSKEEFLKKMKIIKNKNNNNNNNNNKINNHYVTYKLLKSMLKRKKNIYLCESKKLNCKHDDDIIKKDTSFIRRGINNESYIRDDIYLGINEKKNEIQRKNFRPNIEVNKEIVEIEQFCNREDDLCLINNDEINNLSYCIDKETKLRTKGLGYIQNYLKKYMNTDIRMKGEFRDNIIHRSSNSIKHINSNLYKISPQKRDTTNYMVEKDKFINSSHVNNYVHSMLIRLPQRESITYIEKKKKDKIHITKYNAYTKLIKKGEGDKK encoded by the exons ATGGAAAATAGTATACCATACAActtatacataaaaaagagaaatatatattcattgGAAGAAAATCATAATTTAAACTTGAATTCATTGAAAAGTAATGATACATATCAAGTTAAATTAAGACACAAATATGTTCATGGATACCAGtctgaaaaaaataatatccTTAAATTTTTACAGAACAAATTTATCTACccaataaaaaatttaatagttatatatgatttaatAAACAGAGACcaattcattttttctcATCACACTAATCAG GTATTTTTGATAAGATGTAGAGAAAAAAACAGAACTGTTGTTAGTGCTGAGGAagagaaaagaaaaataaaaatatttgtatgGAATAAATTAACTTTAGAAATATTAAGTgagataaaaataaaaaaggaaaacTTTATCGACATCgattatttaaatgataaGAATATCATATTACTTTGTAAGTACAATGACAAATTAATCCTTTGTATAatttcattaatatataaaaataaagaaataagattgaataaaaaatgtgtCAGTGTTATAAAATGCTTGAatgatttttatatacatgtaaAGACCGAAAAAACAAAAGGAAAAGATCATGATGATGAATATTTTGGAAAATGTAAGACAGGGTTACctatagaaaaaaatgatctttctaaagaaaaaggatctatatattgtataaaaaatattaagaatataaataaaagatatgTTAAACAAAATAGGATATACTCAACtttaaatgaaattatgaaaaaaaaaaaaaaaaaaaaaaaaaaaaaaaaaagaagaagaaaaaaaaaagaaaaagaaaaagaaaaagaaaaagaaaaagaaaaattcgtaacaaatatatcattatgtaattataatttttcttattgTAAAGAAAATCAAGAAagatttatattaatagacacattaaaaaaaaagaaattattcAAGAAATCAATTttgaaaaagataaaaaatcaaaaggatcttatgaatataatacatataaaaagtaagaaatatcatcatattaatttctcttcttattatataaaatttttaaaaccCTTATTcaataagaataaatattataataaatctttatataaaaatatgaaaatagtagttgatataaatgaaaatgtatgcatatataatgatcattatatatttgtatatataataaaagattACAACATTTATGAGAgattaaaatataaaaattttaaatgtcctcttttttcatctgatcatatgttttatttaagaaaagaaaatttttattttttttacacattttattttgaattgtttataaatagttatttatataatcgTTATGTGTGTTTGAAGAAATATAACGATAAATGTAAgatcaaaaaaaatgaagaaaattatgaacaggttgatgaagatgaagaaaaaaaatatgtacacTATAAAATAGGGggaaattattttataaatgatGAGGCAGACCatatgaaaaaaacaaaaattttGATAGGTTCAAATGAATACAACAAAAAttgtttaaatatattcaacagtacatttgtatataaaaactaTATGGACGTTGAATGTACAAACTTGtttttacataataataataaatatgataacaaatatgataacaaatatgataacaaatatgataacaaatatgataacaaatatgataacaaatatgatcacaaatatgataacaaatatgatcacaaatatgataacaattgtaataataaatatgattattattatagcAGTGAACACTATTATCCATTTCCTCCTTTCTTTAATATCCAAATAAATGTTGTAGAAATATTCAATTTTGTGTGCACTGAAAATTCGGATAATATAAACGttattttcaaaattaAAGATGAATATGGAAAGAAAAGACGTGCTAATAAGAATAGGATAGGTACTgaacaacaaaaaaagagagattctaataaaataataaaaagcAGAAATAATAGGaatcataaaataaatactCCTAATCAATTATCcaataatatgataataaaaaaaaaaaaaaaaaaaaaaaatcgcatcatgaaaaaatatcttGTTATAGGAACAAAAAACGGaatgattataattaacgattttttaaaacctcataaaataatacatttagaaaaaatatgtaatgAACCCATCGTGtcaatttttatttttcaaaatgatatgttaatattaaatCGTTCTGGCattctattttttatggatattcataattttgttatatatagggatattgatatattttcttctctGGAacataaaacaaaaaatttatcatatgaaaattgtaataataatattaaaaagaattgTACGTATAATTCTGAAGAGACAACACAATTTATCAATggtaaaaaaatatgtgatggtaaaaaaatatatgatggtaaaaaaatatatgatggtaaaaaaatatatgatgGTAAAAAGACATGTGATGGTAAAAAGACATGTGATGGTAAAAAAACATGTGATGGTAAAAAAACATGTGATGGTAAAAAGACATGTGATGGTAAAAAAACATGTGATGGTAAAAAAACATGTGATGGTAAAAAAACATGTGATggtaaaaaaatatgtgaTGGTAAAAAAACATGTGATGATGACGAAACATTTGATGATGACGAAACATTTGATGGTAAAAAAACATGTGATGATGACAAAACATTTGAGGATAGTAACAACTTACCGTACCATCATAGTAATAACTTATCATGTGATACTTTTGAGGGTAAAAGAATTGTGAACCCAATGTGTGATaagaattataattatgGTTATAAAGAATCATATAGAACATTGAAAAAGAGATACATAAATTCTTTTTGTCAGTTGAATATGTATACAATATTGATTGGAACTAgttataatgaaataataatatataatttattatgtgacgagttatgttatatatacgagaagaataataaaaaaattagttcgtataatatacataataataatattatttatagtATAGAAAATTGTTTGTACAAAATGAACTTAAAGAATTATGATacaataaaattattatgtttacctagaatttatattagttcatttgttttttattcaGACAATCTTCTGATATGCGGTTCGTTTAAGGGGaacttatattttatcgatatatgtaataataataacataaaaataataaatagaATTAGAAAAGAAGATTTCGTAGGAAAGAAAAGAATGAGGATACATAAAGAGAAGGAAgttctttttgtttttaataaaaagattataaataataaatatataataaataagaCCAAATCTGACAATAgtgtaaaaatatataatgaggaagatatgaaaaagaataataaaataataagtatacatttaaataaacataaaaatatattaatatgttcctttacatattgtatatatatatataaattaaatatatcagggaatgaaaaaattgatTTAAGATGTATTTCTTATCTttcaataaaaaatattattcatatccatgttataaaaaatatggataatttattttatattactacaagagatgatgaaaatatatattcctataattattatttatgttcCATGAATCCtagtaaaataaaaacaaacaaaatgaagcctctatattttaatatattatttcagAACACTTGGTTTTATGAATTCTTTTACTACAATCATAAGGATGACAAcaattttttgtttctcGAAAATAATTGCCATGATGAACGAAAGAATAAAAGTTTAATACTTTTAGATGATTCCatatttatgatatatacatattgtataaataaaaatagacAACCTTTCGAGGATACctattataagaaaaataatcTTATGAATGTTATAAATACGTCACATGATATTAAGAGAAATGAGTCCATAGGTGgtaaacaaaaaatatataaaaataataaaaataatgaaaataatgaaaataatgaaaataatgaaaataatgaaaataatgaaagCACTGTTAATACTTCTTGTGATGATTATCTAGACTCAACAAATCAAGTAAAGAACACCTTTCCctttaataataataagaagaagaagaaaaaaaaaaaaaagaatattattcatGGTAAAAGAAATGAACAAATGGATAATTCATTTAACAAGTTCTTATcattaatacatataagTAATAATTGTAAGGCACATGCATCgaataaatcaaaaaaaaatgataaaataaaaattgtaaaGCATATTCCTCAAGTTGTAAAATCATTTAAAAGAAGAACGAATATGTGcaaaatgaataatataaaaaaggacatatcatttttaagtatcataaaaaacaaggaagaaaaaaaaaaaattatatataactttCATAGAAATGGAGAATCATATAATGTAGTATCCAAAGGTGTTTCCATTCCCATTCCCATTCCCGTtatgttaaaaaataaatcgTTAAACGTTAGATACGAAAAGGAGcatttaagaaaaaaaaatgaagaaaaagaagattgttcaaaagaagaattcttaaaaaaaatgaaaataataaaaaataaaaataataataataataataataataataaaataaataatcattacgtaacatataaattgtTAAAAAGTATGttgaaaagaaaaaagaatatttacTTGTGTGAGAGTAAAAAATTGAATTGTAAACACGATgatgatattattaaaaaagatacGTCATTTATAAGAAGAGGAATTAATAATGAATCGTATATAAGAGatgatatttatttaggaataaatgaaaaaaaaaatgaaatccaaagaaaaaattttagACCTAATATTGAAgtaaataaagaaatagTAGAAATCGAACAATTTTGTAATAGGGAGGATGATTTATGCTtgataaataatgatgaaataaataatttgaGTTATTGCATAGATAAAGAAACAAAATTAAGAACGAAAGGTTTAGGATATATACAGAATTATTTgaagaaatatatgaatacaGATATTAGGATGAAAGGGGAATTCCGAGATAACATAATACATCGTTCTTCTAATAGcataaaacatataaatagtaatttatataaaataagtCCACAAAAGCGTGATACAACTAATTACATGGTAGAAAAGGacaaatttattaatagtTCTCATGTGAACAATTATGTGCATAGCATGTTGATAAGGTTACCACAAAGGGAGAGCATTAcatatattgaaaaaaagaagaaggacaaaattcatataacaaaatataatgcTTATACgaaattaattaaaaaaggagaaggtgataaaaaataa
- a CDS encoding MtN3-like protein, translated as MGIIKRILLLQIVLVLVLCCHRIRCEEVSSISNKASVKDEGKNNNSNKSNNNNNNNNNNNNNNNNNNNNNNNNNNNNNNNNNNNNNNNTSGLSVKSENFNMIIKPEGEEQSPLNSLSVEQKKDTPQIEELRKKEETKDKKVSEQVNNLQSKNEKLTNTLDEAVQGDNNNNTLDTTTRETSSTTNTNNNNNNDNNIYLGHNNNLDTNIIQQTNFIENTEHNVQNQNEKKENNNTSGSTSKSSNNQNLGDSKEVEQAVVKEITPKEETSSGENKDKEKILANLQNDATNKNMVNDNTKGISSNNTKGISSNNTKGISSDNTKGISSDNTKGISSDNTKDISSDNTKGISSDNTKGISSDNTKDISSDNMNSSNDLNAPNKMNEDSKGSSEYVDLASQKIYDEMNKNVEESGSNLYFLKLLSIGSSIFMQLIFLPTIFKIIKKKTTGELDGFPYIILLLSSFLWLVYGMLLNNSAIVFPNLVGLILGILYCVIYHKNCKNMWLKQKLHSYYKICGFICFLLYAFLYILSYEQYEVFVGFVAFISSIVNFGAPLSYIQIVIKKKNSSLIPMEVTMGSLLCSFLWLTYGFTLKDGFIIIPNLCGFILSLLQVLLIILYSNKENTTFNHDSDTTVSEISTRKNRNKYIPDTNSNMFFNEYNVDEENRMTEISTTMPNTIFDLSFDETSPLTGTFNMDYSRPGISNQKYLKRSESLEKNTAITF; from the coding sequence atgggtattataaaaagaatacTACTTTTACAAATTGTTTTAGTTCTTGTGTTATGTTGTCATAGGATAAGATGTGAAGAAGTAAGTAGCATATCGAATAAAGCATCCGTTAAGGATGAGgggaaaaataataatagtaacaagagtaataataacaataataataacaataataataataataataacaataataataacaataataataataataataataataataataataataataataataataataataataataataccTCTGGTTTAAGTGTGAAATCagaaaattttaatatgatCATAAAACCAGAAGGGGAAGAGCAATCCCCTTTAAATTCTTTATCCGttgaacaaaaaaaagatacaCCTCAAATTGAAGAGTTAAGAAAAAAGGAAGAAACTAAAGATAAAAAAGTATCCGAACAAGTAAATAATTTACAATCGAAAAATGAGAAATTAACAAATACGTTGGATGAGGCTGTACAAGgagataataataacaacacGCTAGATACAACAACAAGAGAAACGAGTAGTACTACTAATAcaaacaataataataataatgataataatatttatcttggtcataataataatcttGATACTAATATAATTCAACAAACAAACTTTATAGAAAATACGGAACATAATGTTCAAAATCAAAACgagaaaaaagaaaacaacAATACATCTGGAAGCACATCAAAAAGTTCAAACAATCAGAATTTAGGAGATTCAAAAGAAGTCGAACAAGCAGTGGTTAAAGAAATTACACCAAAGGAGGAGACTTCCAGTGgagaaaataaagataaggaaaaaattTTAGCCAATCTACAAAATGATGcaacaaataaaaatatggtAAATGATAATACAAAAGGTATAAGTAGTAATAATACAAAAGGTATAAGTAGTAATAATACAAAAGGTATAAGTAGTGATAATACAAAAGGTATAAGTAGTGATAATACAAAAGGTATAAGTAGTGATAATACAAAAGATATAAGTAGTGATAATACAAAAGGTATAAGTAGTGATAATACAAAAGGTATAAGTAGTGATAATACAAAAGATATAAGTAGTGATAATATGAACTCAAGTAATGATTTGAATGCTCCTAATAAGATGAATGAGGATAGTAAAGGTAGTTCAGAATATGTGGATCTGGCTAGCCAAAAGATATATGATGAAATGAACAAAAATGTAGAAGAAAGTGGTtcaaatttatatttccttAAATTATTATCGATAGGTTCATCTATTTTTATGCAgttaatatttttacctacaatatttaaaataataaagaagaaaacaACAGGAGAGTTGGATGGTTTCccatatataatattattattatcttcgTTTTTATGGTTAGTTTATGGTAtgttattaaataattcaGCGATTGTGTTTCCCAATTTAGTTGGATTGATATTaggaatattatattgtgTAATATATCACAAGAATTGTAAAAACATGTGGTTAAAGCAAAAGTTACATTCTTATTATAAGATATGTGGATTTATATGTTTCTTATTATATgcatttttatatatattatcatatgaacaatatgaaGTATTTGTTGGATTTGTAGCCTTCATATCGAGTATAGTTAACTTCGGTGCTCCTTTATCTTATATACAAATAgtaataaagaagaaaaattcATCTTTAATACCTATGGAAGTAACGATGGGTAGTTTGTTATGTTCCTTTTTATGGTTAACATATGGTTTTACGTTAAAGGATggatttattataataccTAATTTATGTGGTTTTATATTAAGTCTCTTACAAGTACTAttaatcatattatattctaaTAAAGAAAACACAACCTTTAATCATGACTCTGACACAACAGTTAGCGAAATATCCACAAGAAAAAATcgtaataaatatatccCTGATACAAATAgtaatatgttttttaatgaatataacGTGGATGAAGAAAATCGAATGACTGAAATATCAACAACTATGCCAAATACAATTTTTGATTTGTCCTTTGACGAAACATCACCCTTGACGGGTACCTTCAATATGGATTACAGCCGTCCGGGTATTTCTAATCAGAAGTATTTAAAACGTTCAGAGAGTTTGGAAAAGAATACTGCAATAACATTTTAA